Proteins encoded in a region of the Magallana gigas chromosome 8, xbMagGiga1.1, whole genome shotgun sequence genome:
- the LOC105325075 gene encoding homeobox protein HMX3: MECRLNPRAAGSFLSSCHPRDVHFITTPRTWHPHIYDPPPKQPTPFLISHILGLSDQSKNRGEGKKLTKDCDSSPDSQEQTLRKSHFSTGGESFKDECKCGGCLSGLKENDNQQKSGSPVTNNNETMESEKRKKTDDCQSPEQTTKKKKARTTFTGRQIFELEKQFEQKKYLSSAERAEMATLLNVTETQVKIWFQNRRTKWKKQENISNAEAAEHKLSVEKGTHVQKAACAAGKQMADKPCHHSSPCSVVIKREDSHSSSSPSSSDDRSRETFMCCDNIKVEPLVEHDIKVENDEPEMSEDIDSSETGHDSLSTADQELAQEKDLPMEVH; this comes from the exons ATGGAGTGTCGACTCAATCCTCGGGCCGCTGGTTCCTTCCTGTCTTCCTGTCACCCCCGGGACGTGCATTTCATCACCACCCCCAGGACCTGGCACCCCCACATTTACGACCCACCGCCGAAGCAGCCGACGCCTTTTCTGATTTCACACATTCTTGGATTATCCGACCAAAGTAAAAACAGAGGGGAAGGCAAAAAACTGACAAAAGACTGCGACAGTTCGCCTGACAGTCAAGAGCAGACCCTCAGGAAGAGTCATTTTTCTACTGGGGGAGAGAGTTTCAAGGACGAATGCAAGTGTGGTGGATGTTTAAGCGGCCTGAAAGAAAACGACAATCAACAGAAGAGCGGTTCTCCAGTAACAA acAACAATGAAACAATGGAGAGCGAAAAACGGAAGAAAACGGACGATTGTCAGTCCCCCGAGCAGACGACAAAGAAGAAAAAGGCGCGAACGACATTCACAGGGCGGCAAATATTTGAACTGGAGAAACAGTTCGaacagaaaaaatatctttCGTCAGCAGAGAGAGCTGAAATGGCAACACTATTAAACGTTACAGAAACACAG GTGAAGATATGGTTCCAGAACCGCCGGACAAAATGGAAAAAACAGGAGAACATCTCCAACGCCGAGGCAGCGGAACACAAACTCAGTGTGGAGAAAGGCACTCACGTGCAGAAAGCTGCGTGTGCGGCGGGGAAGCAGATGGCTGACAAACCGTGCCATCACAGCTCACCTTGTTCCGTCGTCATCAAGCGAGAGGACAGCCATTCTTCCTCCTCACCGAGTTCCTCGGACGACAGGTCTCGCGAGACTTTCATGTGCTGTGACAATATCAAAGTGGAACCTTTAGTCGAACACGACATCAAAGTTGAAAACGACGAACCAGAAATGAGCGAAGACATCGATTCCAGTGAAACGGGACATGATTCTCTTAGCACGGCTGATCAAGAATTAGCACAAGAAAAGGACTTGCCAATGGAAGTTCACTGA
- the LOC105325077 gene encoding uncharacterized oxidoreductase YjmC-like — translation MATGSESIVPEQELHDFVVRCMEAVGTNTEHADVLADLIVAADTRGHYSHGLNRLDMYVNSIKTKTTSDGQGKSPQIVKQTVATALVEGNNILGPAVGKFAIDLAIQKAKEAGIGFVTVKGSNHFGIAGWYGIRAMEQGLIGMAFTNTSPLLVPTRAKKVTLGTNPICLAAPAKDGDDFVLDMATTSVALGKIELQERKGESMPNGWAIDKTGKETNDPSAYAGLLPLGGSEESSGYKGYGLAMMVEVLCGILSGANFGPNIRTWKDFEKVANLGQCFIAINPEAFADGFSGRMSDLMDYCRQLEPVEPGVPVMVAGDPERNHVDLCKRLGGIPYHQNQISFANEMAKRLNVKPMEIKQ, via the exons ATGGCTACCGGAAGTGAAAGCATTGTTCCGGAACAGGAACTACACGACTTTGTCGTACGCTGTATGGAGGCTGTAGGAACAAACACGGAACATGCTGACGTTCTGGCGGATCTAATCGTGGCGGCCGACACCAGGGGGCACTACAGTCACGGACTCAATAGATTGG ATATGTATGTTAACTcaataaaaaccaaaacaacGTCAGACGGCCAAGGGAAGAGTCCACAGATTGTAAAACAGACTGTGGCCACTGCATTGGTGGAGGGAAACAACATTCTGG GACCTGCGGTAGGAAAATTTGCTATAGACTTGGCAATACAAAAAGCAAAAGAAGCAGGCATAGGGTTTGTAACTGTTAAAG GATCAAACCATTTTGGAATTGCCGGATGGTATGGTATAAGAGCAATGGAACAAGGCTTAAtt ggAATGGCTTTTACAAATACCTCCCCATTGCTAGTACCAACCAGAGCAAAAAAG GTAACTCTTGGGACCAATCCTATATGTCTAGCAGCCCCTGCAAAAGATGGCGATGATTTTGTGCTGGACATGGCTACCACTAGCGTAGCACTTGGAAAG ATAGAGTTGCAGGAAAGAAAGGGTGAATCGATGCCAAATGGCTGGGCTATCGACAAAACAGGAAAA GAAACAAACGACCCATCTGCCTACGCTGGTCTTCTACCACTCGGAGGATCAGAGGAGAGCA GTGGATACAAGGGGTACGGTTTAGCGATGATGGTAGAAGTACTATGTGGTATTCTCAGTGGAGCAAACTTCGGTCCTAATATTCGTACCTGGAAAGACTTCGAGAAAGTTGCAAATCTT GGTCAGTGTTTCATTGCAATAAATCCCGAAGCCTTTGCTGATGGCTTTTCTGGGCGAATGAGTGACTTAATGGACTACTGCAGACAACTAGAGCCG GTAGAACCTGGAGTTCCCGTTATGGTAGCCGGAGACCCTGAGCGGAACCATGTAGATCTCTGTAAACGTTTAGGGGGAATTCCCTACCATCAGAACCAAATCTCTTTTGCG AATGAAATGGCAAAAAGACTAAACGTGAAACCCATGGAAATAAAACAATAG
- the LOC105325076 gene encoding uncharacterized oxidoreductase YjmC encodes MATAGKHIVPEKDVHSFIIRCLEAIGTNSEHAKALADALTCADTRGIYSHGLSRIGLYVKCLENKAISDGQGVEPTIVKENISTALVDGNNILGPAIGKFAMDLAMKKAKHSGIGLVSVRGSSHFGIAGWYGLQAIENGMIGMAFTNTYAMLVSTRSKEMVLGTNPISLGAPANDGDSFVLDMATTATALGKVELKGKLGQTLPGGWAIDHEGKETRDPKAFHGLLPLGGSEESGGYKGYGLSMMVEILCGILSGSAFGLNTGNWKKGEGAVNYGQCFIAIDPGNFADGFTDRLTELIGQCRDVEPLNPDNPVLIPGDPERGHAKLCTELGGIPYSQETFTNANDIAKRLGVEPLKAKTG; translated from the exons atgGCTACGGCGGGTAAGCACATTGTACCCGAGAAGGATGTTCATAGCTTCATCATTCGTTGTCTGGAAGCAATTGGAACAAACTCGGAACATGCCAAAGCATTAGCAGACGCCCTGACATGCGCAGACACGAGGGGAATATACAGCCATGGCCTAAGCAGAATTG GGTTGTACGTGAAATGTTTGGAAAATAAGGCAATATCTGACGGACAGGGTGTCGAACCAACCATAGTCAAAGAAAACATATCCACAGCTCTCGTAGACGGCAACAACATTCTTG gcccAGCCATCGGCAAGTTTGCAATGGATTTAGCAATGAAGAAAGCAAAGCATTCTGGGATAGGACTGGTCAGTGTTAGAG ggTCTTCCCATTTTGGAATTGCTGGATGGTATGGTCTACAAGCGATCGAAAATGGAATGATT GGCATGGCGTTTACAAACACCTATGCTATGCTGGTATCAACGAGATCAAAAGAG ATGGTTTTGGGAACAAACCCAATTTCCCTCGGGGCACCGGCGAATGACGGTGATAGTTTCGTCCTAGATATGGCCACTACCGCTACTGCCCTAGGAAAG GTTGAATTAAAAGGAAAGTTAGGGCAGACATTACCAGGAGGCTGGGCCATAGACCACGAAGGAAAG GAGACGAGAGATCCTAAAGCGTTCCATGGATTGTTGCCGCTAGGTGGATCTGAAGAAAGCG GAGGTTACAAGGGGTATGGTTTGTCAATGATGGTCGAGATTCTGTGTGGTATTCTCAGTGGATCGGCCTTTGGCTTAAACACCGGAAATTGGAAGAAAGGGGAAGGAGCCGTCAACTAT GGACAGTGCTTTATAGCCATAGATCCGGGTAACTTTGCCGACGGATTCACGGACAGACTGACGGAGCTCATTGGCCAGTGCAGGGACGTGGAACCG TTGAACCCTGACAACCCTGTGTTGATACCGGGGGATCCCGAGAGAGGGCACGCCAAGCTTTGTACAGAACTGGGAGGAATCCCTTATTCACAGGAAACGTTCACTAATGCG aatGATATTGCCAAACGACTTGGAGTTGAACCTCTGAAAGCAAAGACCGGTTAA